The Oncorhynchus masou masou isolate Uvic2021 chromosome 31, UVic_Omas_1.1, whole genome shotgun sequence genome includes a region encoding these proteins:
- the si:ch73-52p7.1 gene encoding LOW QUALITY PROTEIN: uncharacterized protein si:ch73-52p7.1 (The sequence of the model RefSeq protein was modified relative to this genomic sequence to represent the inferred CDS: substituted 2 bases at 2 genomic stop codons): MDCGTLVKLLYCLIWMEVSSLLRSEIKLAHVTDHSLLYCAEYTCKDHSFSLLHQADSSSLVQIRCLTIWYMSPLNMALLLNNSEVWHIMLFKCNSVGSRPAFLEYFAMQNLQRLTVLYPLWQSDQTHDIILGRDMGAPXYEETRLRIIHSSVLLGESNVKAXTVQTNIDSNGILSCLE, translated from the exons ATGGACTgtg GCACCTTGGTCAAGCTGTTGTACTGCTTGATATGGATGGAAGTTTCCAGCCTCCTCAGGTCAGAGATCAAACTTGCCCACGTGACTGACCACAGCCTGTTATACTGTGCAG AGTATACCTGTAAGGACCACTCATTCTCTTTGCTGCACCAGGCAGACAGCTCCAGCTTGGTGCAAATAAGATGCCTGACCATCTGGTACATGTCCCCACTCAACATGGCCCTCCTGCTGAACAACTCGGAGGTGTGGCACATCATGCTGTTTAAGTGCAACTCTGTAGGAAGCAGGCCAGCATTCTTGGAATATTTTGCAATGCAGAATCTGCAGAGGCTGACTGTGTTGTACCCCTTGTGGCAGTCTGACCAGACACATGACATCATACTGGGGAGGGACATGGGTGCACCTTAGTATGAAGAGACCAGGCTAAGAATCATCCACAGCTCAGTGCTGCTGGGAGAATCCAATGTGAAGGCCTAAACCGTTCAAACAAATATAGACAGCAACGGAATCCTCTCTTGTCTAGAGTGA
- the ifngr1l gene encoding interferon gamma receptor 1-like isoform X1, translating to MVGIGLAHIFLIFVLCQRHVDSYVPPPVNVSLICHNFHNVIYWNYSEPSLQPQFNVEMTRKYSGAALVCSNTSLYHCDVSSFTKVIEEGYRFILTAVGQNTNSSEISFTYDDTVYSDVVVQCSLDFPPVNISAVSDQIIKVQFIHPFHIYKYAIIKNERPDHKEFHYTVVAEDPLKEHRFTCSYKQHHVCEAEIPVNGKMDRHCVKMKGKMNNVHVSAHQNICIEGKHGDSGPSYTALYIVIPIVAIVVIAFIVWLICSKLTSGSFPQPKILASVLSHMSSGESLMHPERDILSELKTGGSPLLQTPMESLPDETLTVISTPQEEVLRLPIGLKDQEWSGGEVMLPNEGSGSSLQVTRELGLEVKSDLSELSDYDCPHRPVIIPVIEEMSPGDNVTGYKI from the exons ATGGTCGGGATAGGATTAGCCCACATTTTCCTGATATTCGTTTTATGTCAACGTCATGTCGACTCTTACG TTCCTCCTCCCGTCAACGTGAGCCTCATCTGCCACAATTTTCACAATGTGATCTATTGGAACTACAgtgaaccatctctgcagccacAGTTCAATGTGGAAATGACAAGAAAATACTCTGG TGCTGCCTTGGTTTGTTCAAACACTTCCCTCTACCACTGCGACGTCTCCTCATTTACCAAAGTAATAGAAGAGGGCTACCGTTTCATATTGACTGCTGTTGGACAGAATACCAATTCCTCTGAAATTTCATTCACCTACGAtgatacagtgtattcagacGTGGTGGTACAGT GCTCATTGGATTTCCCACCTGTCAACATCTCTGCTGTATCTGATCAAATTATCAAAGTTCAATTCATTCACCCGTTTCACATCTACAAATATGCCATCATCAAAAATGAAAGACCGGATCATAAGGAATTTCATTACACGGTTGTCGCAGAAGATCCGTTG AAAGAGCATCGTTTTACCTGCTCTTACAAGCAACACCATGTGTGTGAGGCTGAAATACCAGTCAATGGAAAGATGGATAGGCACTGCGTCAAGATGAAAGGAAAAATGAACAATGTTCATGTCTCAGCTCACCAGAACATATGCATTGAGGGGAAGCATGGGGATTCTG GTCCTAGCTACACTGCCCTCTACATTGTGATCCCTATCGTTGCCATAGTGGTGATTGCGTTCATCGTGTGGCTGATATGCAGTAAACTGACAAGCGGCTCATTCCCTCAACCAAAGATTTTG GCTTCCGTGCTGTCACATATGAGTTCAGGTGAGTCCCTTATGCACCCTGAAAGAGACATTCTGAGTGAGTTAAAAACAGGTGGCTCCCCCCTGCTGCAGACCCCCATGGAATCTTTGCCAGATGAGACCCTCACAGTCATCAGTACCCCCCAGGAAGAGGTCCTCCGCCTCCCCATTGGACTGAAGGACCAGGAGTGGAGCGGTGGGGAGGTCATGTTGCCTAACGAGGGGTCAGGCTCTTCACTGCAGGTAACGAGAGAGTTGGGACTGGAGGTGAAGAGTGACTTATCTGAGCTGTCGGACTATGACTGCCCCCATAGACCTGTGATTATTCCTGTGATAGAGGAGATGAGTCctggggacaatgttacaggatACAAGATCTGA
- the ifngr1l gene encoding interferon gamma receptor 1-like isoform X2 gives MTRKYSGAALVCSNTSLYHCDVSSFTKVIEEGYRFILTAVGQNTNSSEISFTYDDTVYSDVVVQCSLDFPPVNISAVSDQIIKVQFIHPFHIYKYAIIKNERPDHKEFHYTVVAEDPLKEHRFTCSYKQHHVCEAEIPVNGKMDRHCVKMKGKMNNVHVSAHQNICIEGKHGDSGPSYTALYIVIPIVAIVVIAFIVWLICSKLTSGSFPQPKILASVLSHMSSGESLMHPERDILSELKTGGSPLLQTPMESLPDETLTVISTPQEEVLRLPIGLKDQEWSGGEVMLPNEGSGSSLQVTRELGLEVKSDLSELSDYDCPHRPVIIPVIEEMSPGDNVTGYKI, from the exons ATGACAAGAAAATACTCTGG TGCTGCCTTGGTTTGTTCAAACACTTCCCTCTACCACTGCGACGTCTCCTCATTTACCAAAGTAATAGAAGAGGGCTACCGTTTCATATTGACTGCTGTTGGACAGAATACCAATTCCTCTGAAATTTCATTCACCTACGAtgatacagtgtattcagacGTGGTGGTACAGT GCTCATTGGATTTCCCACCTGTCAACATCTCTGCTGTATCTGATCAAATTATCAAAGTTCAATTCATTCACCCGTTTCACATCTACAAATATGCCATCATCAAAAATGAAAGACCGGATCATAAGGAATTTCATTACACGGTTGTCGCAGAAGATCCGTTG AAAGAGCATCGTTTTACCTGCTCTTACAAGCAACACCATGTGTGTGAGGCTGAAATACCAGTCAATGGAAAGATGGATAGGCACTGCGTCAAGATGAAAGGAAAAATGAACAATGTTCATGTCTCAGCTCACCAGAACATATGCATTGAGGGGAAGCATGGGGATTCTG GTCCTAGCTACACTGCCCTCTACATTGTGATCCCTATCGTTGCCATAGTGGTGATTGCGTTCATCGTGTGGCTGATATGCAGTAAACTGACAAGCGGCTCATTCCCTCAACCAAAGATTTTG GCTTCCGTGCTGTCACATATGAGTTCAGGTGAGTCCCTTATGCACCCTGAAAGAGACATTCTGAGTGAGTTAAAAACAGGTGGCTCCCCCCTGCTGCAGACCCCCATGGAATCTTTGCCAGATGAGACCCTCACAGTCATCAGTACCCCCCAGGAAGAGGTCCTCCGCCTCCCCATTGGACTGAAGGACCAGGAGTGGAGCGGTGGGGAGGTCATGTTGCCTAACGAGGGGTCAGGCTCTTCACTGCAGGTAACGAGAGAGTTGGGACTGGAGGTGAAGAGTGACTTATCTGAGCTGTCGGACTATGACTGCCCCCATAGACCTGTGATTATTCCTGTGATAGAGGAGATGAGTCctggggacaatgttacaggatACAAGATCTGA